One Hypomesus transpacificus isolate Combined female chromosome 6, fHypTra1, whole genome shotgun sequence DNA segment encodes these proteins:
- the tdrd15 gene encoding tudor domain-containing protein 15 produces MGPVQELGLPAPCALWPVDLKLTHVDCNPDATLVHFQGQYLTISELDYNILQLEIQNAQKTKWVGEVGEFCLVEDVLSDRWYRGRVQNKQKDMLDVFLIDHGNVLSVDKSHLALGSDEIFMLPPKIVCGFFANVLPLRESWDAQSERYFSSLVGNSVKGYIQALLPHKVLILEAPDINKHLKQMGFGKHVDTDTFLLLVEILTEFPLKQSREPVPDLLIDKPSGQEFSFKPSSLQGFEDILSFCGPKLTAGKKVKVRITAAVSPGTFYCQMTSMAKDLQVMSEELAVRCENKSKDSTQKTLENLGLLCSVRGKDEKWHRGFVQFLPVNSRVRVLFVDYGFCESVKVEHVLQLPTRFLSTPIVAFPCALSCLEKDEEAVKTEQLSLLKKGLLGEELEAHIDSFDEENNLFSVTMFSTEGDTITQEEPVQDVVDLQNSYLYFESTLMDMLDDSVQAEEMTEDIVFEGYVEHILNPSQFWMRTEKRNTDFEAMMDSLDKHFSQIQLGEDILANPVPGTICCAMYEKDMHYYRAIVTDTLKHGAEVFFMDFGNTEKVPHMLLKIIPEKLASVPAFAFSCSLVNVMPIDDDLWTTTTTNYFRSAARNKALLVHVVHVQKDRFVVDLFEIGTPNNMSISELLTRTNHATFWKYTPAGPAVSAVISKKDNGKLKLRKIEPVQGKEVSVTTTRDICEETAQVTVTNTAENKNSTLVFKKLPLRPGSVLAVCCSHINSPSDFWCQIKRKIPVLDRLMNELQQVYETRATPLQLGDSCCMVKCKRDGRWYRACIIGKSMKDDYEVICVDYGITVREKVHLLQAILPKHLEIEGQAFRCSLYDLIEPADADCETWHPKARVLLKDFVEDQSLMCSIRSQLYVKNHGLYNVVDLLNGNHSAAKTLVEQGLARKVKTSVKLAPEVVPYSFVHSSFNLNTGSVEQVYTTHLVSPWEMYCQLDRNTGIIEDLMERVSKESEQMQSDKTRAVKCKLCLAKYYGDGRWYRGVVRPVLQSSLLNVFFVDFGNSNMVEKSNVISISSESTDLLFTPMQALRCSLAHIPKEEDFIVVHQWLEKSVLNHPLRAVVVGKAEDGTFEIDLFDGDVHINEKVKELIASQVPKSEKKVVCLKTDSTQKKNSGKNQKTPTKEAVCHKSLCEKNKSSPYSKSNASNGSDTKQRPEGTERSCLKSENSPREDQHDANSPSKKPLHTTELPTLSSLPKDKITAGFRGLGFISHANHVSSFFIQMQDDEPSILKMGEDLNSELLKDTLKNNSVELKINDLVVAEYEEDGALYRAVVKNFEANGQYTLEFVDYGNTAMMGKEKTYCMISAWLSQPRLSIPCSLLDARCFDSDALFMDTVMGKPLMVEFVSSFGAQWEVNIEIMGQVDKPTLAVWPEAVSSKVTQSNDELPAVTDENRPPCHLSPSPVTKRPSTERFMFTASGEKIVFKVCHRAYATNRLRKTRRQRHNRKAKTSKTDRNIVSEEVSSKADRETVSEGVSSKTDRETVSEEVSFKTDGETVSEEVSFKTDGETVSEEVSFKTDSSPLQRLFLAPVNTDQTYSGFAAAVTTPYDFYIVLEDLLLIMNAVSTILEELPSELPSLPEADLNPLTCCLVRCDTKWCRAEVVHADRATAVVVNLVDYGHCVDTPYPEHSMLKRLPEQLTRLPKVTYPCALRGVKPATSEWTDEAALFFQESICQRNLEIHFRQSVSEERWEVDLVTDGTYIAKELVDAGHASYIDAMLGLRFQERSPIKTPLGLGRAEGRVAPDQRSALDRPESLLNTSECQDNT; encoded by the exons ATGGG ACCTGTACAAGAACTAGGCCTCCCTGCACCATGTGCCTTGTGGCCAGTGGACCTGAAACTGACCCATGTGGACTGCAACCCAGATGCAACACTCGTGCACTTCCAGGGCCAGTACCTCACCATCTCTGAACTGGACTACAACATCCTGCAG CTGGAGATACAGAATGCCCAGAAGACAAaatgggtgggggaggtgggagagttTTGTCTGGTGGAGGATGTCCTGTCTGACCGCTGGTACAGGGGACGGGTCCagaacaaacagaaagacatgcTTGACGTGTTCCTAATAGACCATGGAAATGTCCTGAGTGTCGACAAGAGCCACTTGGCTCTAGGATCAGATGAGATATTCATGCTTCCACCTAAGATCGTATGTGGCTTCTTTGCGAATGTGTTGCCACTGAGAGAAAGCTGGGATGCTCAATCTGAGAGGTACTTCTCCTCATTGGTGGGAAACAGTGTGAAAGGATACATTCAGGCCCTGTTGCCACACAAAGTCCTTATACTAGAAGCCCCTGACATCAACAAGCATCTAAAACAAATGGGCTTTGGAAAACATGTTGACACAGACACATTCCTGCTTCTGGTGGAGATACTGACAGAGTTCCCCCTAAAACAGAGCAGGGAACCTGTCCCTGACCTTCTAATAGACAAGCCTAGTGGACAGGAATTCTCTTTCAAGCCATCCAGCTTGCAAGGCTTTGAAGACATCCTGTCTTTCTGCGGTCCCAAGCTAACAGCTGGCAAGAAAGTCAAGGTGAGAATTACTGCTGCCGTGAGTCCTGGTACGTTTTATTGTCAAATGACAAGCATGGCAAAAGATCTGCAGGTGATGTCAGAGGAGCTGGCAGTGAGGTGTGAGAACAAGAGCAAAGACTCCACGCAGAAAACCTTGGAGAACTTGGGTTTGCTCTGCTCCGTCAGAGGTAAGGATGAGAAGTGGCACAGAGGGTTCGTGCAGTTCCTCCCCGTCAACTCTCGAGTCCGAGTCTTGTTTGTTGATTATGGGTTTTGTGAGTCTGTTAAAGTGGAGCATGTGCTCCAGCTCCCGACTCGCTTTCTCTCCACGCCGATCGTGGCTTTCCCTTGCGCTCTCTCCTGCCTGGAGAAAGACGAGGAGGCGGTGAAGACGGAGCAGCTGAGTTTGCTCAAGAAAGGACTGCTGGGCGAAGAACTGGAGGCCCATATTGACAGTTTTGATGAGGAAAATAATCTTTTTTCTGTCACGATGTTCAGCACCGAGGGTGACACCATTACACAGGAAGAGCCAGTGCAAGATGTTGTTGACCTTCAAAACAGCTACTTGTACTTTGAGAGCACGTTAATGGATATGTTGGATGACTCGGTCCAGGCTGAGGAGATGACCGAGGACATTGTTTTTGAAGGTTATGTGGAACACATCCTCAACCCCAGTCAGTTCTGGATGAGAACTGAAAAACGCAACACTGACTTCGAAGCAATGATGGACAGCCTGGACAAACACTTCAGCCAGATTCAATTGGGTGAGGATATTCTGGCGAATCCGGTGCCTGGTACTATTTGCTGTGCCATGTATGAGAAGGATATGCACTATTATAGAGCAATAGTGACAGACACTCTGAAACATGGGGCTGAAGTATTTTTTATGGACTTCGGTAATACTGAGAAAGTACCACACATGTTGTTAAAGATCATCCCTGAGAAGCTTGCCAGTGTGCCAGCTTTTGCCTTCAGTTGCTCACTAGTAAATGTCATGCCTATCGACGATGACCTGTGgaccaccacaaccacaaacTACTTCCGAAGTGCAGCAAGGAACAAGGCTCTCCTGGTCCATGTTGTTCACGTCCAGAAGGACAGGTTTGTCGTCGACCTCTTTGAGATAGGCACTCCAAACAACATGAGCATCTCAGAACTCCTAACCAGGACGAATCATGCAACATTCTGGAAGTACACTCCCGCTGGGCCTGCCGTATCAGCGGTCATATCAAAGAAGGACAATGGGAAACTCAAGTTAAGAAAAATTGAACCAGTCCAGGGAAAGGAAGTAAGTGTTACTACCACGCGGGATATTTGTGAAGAGACAGCCCAGGTCACAGTCACCAACACCGCTGAAAACAAGAACTCTACTTTAGTTTTCAAAAAACTGCCATTGCGGCCCGGAAGTGTGCTAGCAGTCTGCTGCTCTCACATCAACTCTCCTTCAGATTTCTGGTGTCAGATCAAGCGCAAGATCCCTGTCCTGGACAGACTAATGAACGAGCTCCAGCAAGTTTACGAGACACGCGCAACTCCTCTGCAGTTAGGTGACTCCTGCTGCATGGTCAAGTGTAAACGTGATGGAAGGTGGTACAGGGCCTGCATCATTGGAAAGTCGATGAAGGATGACTATGAAGTTATCTGTGTGGACTATGGCATCACGGTGAGAGAAAAAGTGCATCTTCTACAAGCTATATTGCCAAAGCACTTAGAGATTGAAGGGCAGGCTTTTAGGTGCAGCCTCTATGACCTCATTGAGCCTGCTGATGCCGACTGTGAAACCTGGCATCCAAAAGCACGGGTCTTACTGAAGGACTTTGTAGAAGACCAGTCGCTGATGTGTAGCATCAGATCCCAACTCTATGTGAAAAACCATGGCTTGTACAACGTTGTAGACCTCCTCAACGGTAATCACAGTGCAGCTAAGACCCTTGTGGAACAAGGTCTGGCCCGAAAAGTGAAAACCTCGGTAAAGCTAGCTCCAGAAGTCGTCCCATACTCTTTTGTGCACTCCTCATTCAACCTGAACACTGGTAGTGTTGAACAAGTCTACACGACTCATTTGGTTAGTCCCTGGGAGATGTACTGCCAACTAGACAGGAACACAGGCATCATAGAAGACCTGATGGAGAGAGTTTCAAAAGAAAGTGAACAGATGCAAAGTGACAAAACAAGAGCAGTGAAGTGTAAGCTATGCCTTGCGAAATACTATGGTGATGGCCGATGGTACAGAGGTGTGGTTCGGCCTGTCCTCCAGTCCAGTCTCCTCAACGTTTTTTTCGTGGACTTTGGAAACAGCAATATGGTTGAGAAAAGCAACGTCATATCTATCTCCAGCGAGTCAACTGATTTGCTTTTCACACCGATGCAGGCCCTGAGATGCAGCCTAGCTCATATTCCAAAGGAGGAAGACTTTATCGTGGTCCATCAGTGGCTTGAGAAATCAGTTCTCAACCATCCACTACGAGCTGTAGTGGTTGGAAAGGCTGAGGATGGGACATTTGAAATCGATCTGTTTGATGGCGACGTTCACATTAACGAGAAAGTCAAGGAACTCATTGCCAGTCAAGTACCAAAATCAGAGAAAAAGGTTGTTTGCCTCAAAACAGACAGCACtcagaaaaaaaattctggaaAGAACCAGAAGACGCCAACAAAGGAAGCTGTGTGCCATAAGAGCCTATGTGAGAAGAATAAATCTTCACCATATTCCAAATCGAACGCCTCAAACGGTTCAGATACAAAGCAGAGACCGGAGGGTACAGAAAGGTCGTGTTTGAAGTCTGAGAACAGTCCCAGAGAAGATCAGCACGATGCAAACAGTCCATCCAAAAAGCCTCTACACACCACTGAATTACCCACACTATCAAGTCTACCCAAGGATAAAATTACAGCCGGATTCAGGGGCCTTGGATTTATTTCTCACGCCAATCACGTCAGCAGCTTCTTCATCCAAATGCAGGATGATGAACCATCCATACTGAAAATGGGGGAAGATCTTAACTCTGAGCTGTTAAAGGACACCTTGAAGAACAATTCAGTGGAGTTAAAAATCAACGACTTAGTGGTGGCTGAGTATGAGGAGGACGGGGCTCTCTATAGGGCTGTTGTAAAGAACTTTGAGGCTAATGGTCAGTACACATTGGAGTTTGTAGATTATGGAAACACTGCTATGATGGGGAAAGAAAAAACATACTGCATGATAAGTGCCTGGCTGTCTCAGCCTCGACTAAGCATTCCTTGCTCACTGTTAGACGCTAGGTGTTTTGACAGTGATGCGTTGTTCATGGACACGGTTATGGGAAAACCTCTCATGGTTGAGTTTGTAAGTTCCTTTGGAGCTCAGTGGGAGGTCAATATCGAGATCATGGGACAGGTAGACAAACCAACACTTGCGGTGTGGCCTGAAGCTGTAAGCAGCAAAGTGACCCAGTCAAATGATGAGCTGCCTGCTGTCACAGACGAAAATAGACCTCCCTGTCACCTAAGCCCTTCACCTGTCACCAAGAGGCCATCCACGGAAAGGTTCATGTTTACCGCCAGCGGTGAgaaaattgtgttcaaagtgtgTCATAGAGCTTATGCTACCAATAgattaaggaagacaaggagaCAACGCCACAACAGAAAAGCTAAAACCTCTAAGACTGACAGAAATATTGTTTCAGAGGAAGTCTCCTCTAAGGCTGACAGAGAGACTGTTTCAGAGGGAGTCTCCTCTaagactgacagagagactgTCTCAGAGGAAGTCTCCTTCAAGACTGACGGAGAGACTGTCTCAGAGGAAGTCTCCTTCAAGACTGACGGAGAGACTGTCTCAGAGGAAGTCTCCTTTAAGACTGACAGCAGCCCCCTCCAGAGGCTGTTTCTGGCCCCCGTAAACACAGACCAGACCTACTCTGGCTTTGCTGCTGCTGTGACGACTCCCTATGATTTCTACATTGTCCTGGAGGATCTTCTGCTCATCATGAACGCTGTATCCACCATCCTGGAGGAACTCCCATCAGAGCTGCCCTCTCTACCCGAGGCTGACCTCAACCCCCTGACCTGCTGCCTGGTCCGATGCGATACCAAGTGGTGCCGGGCAGAGGTGGTGCACGCAGACAGGGCTACCGCAGTGGTTGTCAACCTGGTGGACTACGGTCACTGTGTGGATACCCCATACCCAGAGCACTCTATGCTGAAAAGGCTGCCGGAGCAACTGACCAGACTGCCCAAGGTCACATACCCCTGTGCCTTGAGGGGTGTGAAACCAGCTACAAGCGAGTGGACCGACGAGGCCGCTCTGTTCTTTCAGGAATCCATCTGCCAGCGGAACCTCGAGATCCACTTTAGGCAGTCGGTCTCAGAAGAACGCTGGGAGGTTGACCTAGTGACGGACGGGACCTACATTGCCAAGGAGCTGGTGGACGCAGGCCATGCCTCCTACATCGATGCCATGCTGGGGCTCCGGTTCCAAGAGCGAAGCCCCATCAAAACCCCACTTGGACTGGGACGAGCTGAAGGCAGAGTTGCCCCTGATCAAAGATCAGCCCTGGACCGACCTGAGAGCCTGCTGAATACATCAGAG TGCCAAGACAACACCTGA
- the rfx6 gene encoding DNA-binding protein RFX6 translates to MDSKVSDGTFLHISPPASKKFCSSSQGINGNLLDEKLLRVFHGHSLSKFDEEDDSGIKSEAEDSNETPSSEEEQELLEYSQDHPFKQSSARRSITQVIKDKKKQTQLTLQWLEENYIVCEGVCLPRCILYAHYLDFCRKEKLEPACAATFGKTIRQKFPLLTTRRLGTRGHSKYHYYGIGIKESSAYYHSVYSGKGLTRFSGSKLKNEGGFTRKYSLSSKTGTLLPDFPSAQHLVLQGSISKDKVDTLIMMYKTHCQCILDNAINVNFEEIQNFLLHFWQGMPDHLLPLLENPVIVDIFCVCDSILYKVLTDVLIPATMQEMPESLLADIRNFAKHWEHWVMTSLENLPEDLAAKKLPIARRFVSSLKRQTSFLHLAQIARPALFDQNVVTSMVVDIDKVDLNSIGSQALLTVTPGDQDQDLYSEYDSIAVFQELKDLLKKNATVESFIEWLDSVVEQKVIKPGKQSGRSVKRRAQDFLLKWSFFGARVMHNLTLNNASSFGSFHLIRMLLDEYILLAIETQFNNDKEQDLQNLLEKYMRNADASKAAFTASPSSCFLANRNKAVTSDPSVKNESLPEHAYMSLTANQQQGLASMVVYQGAESDGFSLAGGQMDFSQTSGPLMTPPISPALVHRGSVINQGPMATRAPTSCPPTSSCSSSASLQAPLPSCQAYLDSQYQSPGPGSPGYFPPSTSSYQAGFRPHPHTQTQTYLSQPRYPSYSDQALGKEYFNSSCSVSSYDSPRPVQGYNTGSGLADPGMDAGGVQLLEVEGYNFVGAGMNGVGCQGQYSGSGHSGYYGGGYLDSQRLVEQHVSVISSVSSLRPLPPYGQLHDPLSLLAPQGRRTATQYYPEADPMGGHPHAPPLSTSNSTPCIYGGPAQFHSQDALLPHRMTSEVGGMSSLPPINTVFLGAGGGGAGGGQG, encoded by the exons ATGGACAGTAAAGTCAGCGACGGAACTTTCCTTCACATTAGCCCTCCGGCAAGTAAGAAGTTCTGCAGCTCCTCACAGGGCATCAATGGAAACTTGCTGGACGAGAAATTACTGCGTGTTTTCCATGGACACTCACTCTCAAAGTTCGACGAAGAGGATGATTCAGGAATTAAATCAG AAGCAGAGGACAGCAACGAGACTCCATCCtccgaggaggagcaggagcttCTGGAATATTCCCAGGACCATCCCTTCAAGCAAAGCTCTGCCAGGAGGAGCATCACGCAGGTCATTAAGGACAAGAAGAAACAGACACAGCTCACCCTGCAATG gcTGGAGGAAAACTAcattgtgtgtgagggtgtgtgtctgcctcgCTGCATCCTGTACGCCCACTACCTCGACTTCTGCAGGAAGGAGAAGCTGGAGCCAGCCTGCGCTGCCACCTTCGGCAAG ACGATCCGccagaagtttcctctcctcaccaccagGCGACTAGGCACCAGAGGTCACTCAAA GTATCACTACTATGGTATTGGGATCAAGGAGAGCAGTGCCTACTACCACTCTGTTTACTCAGGAAAGGGCTTGACGAG ATTTTCAGGCAGCAAGCTCAAGAATGAG GGAGGGTTTACCAGGAAATATTCCCTCAGTTCTAAAACTGGAACGTTGCTCCCAGACTTCCCCAGTGCACAGCACCTGGTTCTCCAAGGTTCCATCTCCAAAGACAAG GTCGACACCCTGATCATGATGTACAAAACACACTGTCAGTGCATTCTGGACAACGCCATCAATGTCAACTTTGAGGAG ATCCAGAACTTTCTCCTCCACTTCTGGCAGGGCATGCCAGACCACCTCCTCCCGCTGCTGGAGAACCCTGTGATAGTGGacatcttctgtgtgtgtgattccatcCTCTATAAG GTGCTCACTGATGTTCTGATCCCTGCTACCATGCAGGAGATGCCTGAGAG TCTCCTAGCAGACATCCGTAACTTCGCCAAGCACTGGGAACACTGGGTGATGACATCTTtagagaaccttccagaagacCTTGCAGCAAAGAAGCTCCCTATTGCACGGCGTTTTGTCTCCTCGCTAAAACGACAGACCTCTTTCCTGCATCTGGCACAG ATTGCCCGCCCGGCTCTGTTTGACCAGAATGTGGTGACCTCCATGGTTGTGGACATCGACAAGGTGGACCTGAACAGTATTGGCTCGCAGGCCCTCCTCACTGTCACCCCGGGAGACCAAGATCAAGACCTGTACTCTGAAT ATGACTCCATAGCCGTGTTCCAGGAGCTGAAGGACCTTCTGAAGAAGAATGCCACAGTGGAGTCGTTTATCGAGTGGCTTGACTCGGTGGTGGAGCAGAAGGTCATCAAG CCGGGGAAACAGAGTGGGCGGTCTGTGAAGAGGAGAGCGCAGGACTTCCTGCTGAAATGGAGCTTCTTCGGCGCGAGGGTCATGCACAACTTGACACTTAACAACGCGTCCAGCTTCG GCTCCTTCCACCTCATCCGGATGCTGCTGGATGAGTACATCCTGCTGGCCATAGAGACCCAGTTCAACAACGACAAGGAGCAGGACCTGCAGAATCTCCTGGAGAAGTACATGAGGAACGCAG ATGCCAGTAAAGCCGCATTCACAGCCTCCCCTAGTTCCTGCTTTTTGGCCAATCGGAACAAAGCTGTGACCAGTGACCCATCCGTGAAGAACGAGTCTCTGCCAGAGCATGCCTACATGAGCCTTACAGCCAACCAGCAGCAGGGACTGGCCAGCATGGTGGTGTACCAGGGGGCGGAGTCAGACGGCTTCTCTCTCGCAG gaggaCAGATGGACTTCTCCCAGACCAGCGGCCCTCTAATGACACCTCCCATCTCACCAGCGCTGGTCCACCGGGGCAGTGTCATCAACCAGGGCCCCATGGCCACCAGAGCCCCtacctcctgcccccccacctcctcctgctcctcctccgcctccctccaggccccccttccctcctgccAAGCCTACCTAGACTCCCAGTACCAGAGCCCGGGCCCTGGAAGCCCCGGCTACTTCCCCCCATCCACCTCCAGCTACCAGGCAGGGTTCAGACCCCACCCTcacacccagacccagactTACCTCAGCCAGCCCCGCTACCCCTCCTACAGCGACCAGGCCCTGGGGAAGGAGTACTTCAATAGCAGCTGCTCCGTGTCGTCCTACGACTCTCCCCGGCCCGTCCAGGGATACAATACCGGGTCTGGGCTGGCAGACCCAGGCATGGATGCTGGGGGGGTCCagctgctggaggtggaggggtacaACTTTGTAGGGGCAGGGATGAATGGTGTGGGGTGTCAGGGACAGTACTCTGGGTCTGGACACTCTG GTTACTACGGCGGCGGTTACCTTGACAGCCAGCGGCTGGTGGAGCAGCACGTGTCTGTGATCAGCAGCGTGAGCAGCCTCCGCCCCCTGCCGCCCTACGGCCAGCTGCACGACCCGCTCAGCCTCCTGGCCCCGCAGGGACGGAGGACGGCCACACAGTACTACCCCGAGGCCGACCCCATGGGGGGGCACCCACacg CCCCGCCCCTCTCGACGTCAAACTCCACCCCTTGCATATATGGAGGCCCCGCCCAGTTCCACTCCCAGGATGCACTGCTTCCCCATCGCATGACGTCCGAGGTAGGGGGCATGTCCTCACTGCCTCCCATCAACACAGTGTTCCTGGgggccgggggaggaggggccggGGGTGGGCAGGGGTGA